CAGTCGAGCGGCTCTCCGTCGGCGACTCGGCCATCGCGGCCGCCGGGGCCGTCCTCTCCTACGTCGAGGAGACCGGCGCGGGCGTGCTCGCGTCGATGACCCGCATTCAGGCCCACCACGGTGACGACCACGTCACCCTGGACGCGACCACCCAGCGCAACCTCGAGCTCACCGAGACGATGCAGGGCGAGCGCGAGGGCTCGCTGTTCCGGACGATCGACCACACCGAGACGAGCGCCGGCGGCCGCCTCCTGAAGGAGTGGCTCCAGCGGCCTCGACGGTCGCTCGAAACCCTCGAGCGCCGACAGGAGAGCGTCGCGGCGCTGTCGACGGCAGCGCTGGCCCGCGACGAGTTGCGGGACGAACTCGGCGAGGCGTACGACCTGGCGCGGTTGGCCTCGAAGGCGACCCACGGCAGCGCGGACGCCCGCGACCTGCTCTCCGTTCGGGACACGCTCGCCGTGCTCCCGACGCTCGCGGAGACGATCCGGTCGAACCCCGATCTGGCCGACTCGCCACTGTCGGAAATCGTCGACCGGCCGGACCGCGAGGCCGCCGCGGACCTCCGCGAAACGCTCGCGGAAGCCCTCGCCGAGGACCCGCCGTCGACCGTCACGCAGGGTGGGCTCCTCACCCGGGGCTACGATCCGGAACTCGACGAAGTGATCGAGCGCCACGAGGAGGTTCGAGAGTGGCTCGATACCCTCGCCGAGCGCGAGAAGCGCCAGTACAACCTGTCGCACGTGACCGTCGATCGGAACAAGACCGACGGCTACTACATCCAGGTCGGCAAGTCCGCCGCGGACGGCGTCCCCGACCACTACGAGGAGATCAAGACGCTCAAGAACTCCAAGCGGTTCACGACCGACGAACTCGAGGAGAAAGAGCGCGAGATTCTGCGCCTCGAGGAACGACGGGGCGACCTCGAGTACGAACTGTTCGAGGAACTGCGCGACGAGGTCGCCGAGCGGGCCGAACTCTTACAGGACGTCGGCCGGGCGTTGGCGACCGTCGACGCGCTGGCGAGCCTGGCGACCCACGCCGCCGAGAACCGCTGGGTCCAGCCCGACCTCCATCAGGGCGATCGGCTCGCGATCGATCAGGGCCGGCACCCGGTCGTCGAGCAGACGACGGAGTTCGTCCCGAACGACGTCGAGATGGACGAGGAGCGGGGGTTCCTGGTCGTAACCGGTCCCAACATGTCCGGCAAGTCGACGTACATGCGCCAGGTGGCCTGTATCGTCCTGCTGGCCCAGATCGGCAGCTTCGTCCCGGCCAAGGACGCCGAGATCGGCCTCGTCGACGGAATCTTCACCCGCGTCGGCGCGCTGGACGAACTCGCACAGGGCCGCTCGACGTTCATGGTCGAGATGAGCGAACTCTCGAATATCCTCCATACGGCGACCGAGGACTCGCTGGTGATCTTGGACGAAGTGGGACGCGGGACCGCGACCTACGACGGCATCTCGATCGCCTGGGCAGCTACCGAGTACCTCCACAACGAGGTGCAGGCCAAGACGCTCTTTGCGACTCACTACCACGAACTCACGGGGCTGGCCGAGGAACTCCCCCGCGTCGCCAACGTCCACGTCGCCGCCGACGAGCGCGACGGCGACGTCACCTTCCTCCGGACGGTGCGGGACGGCCCCACGGATCGCTCCTACGGGATCCACGTCGCCGATCTGGCCGGCGTTCCCGGCCCCGTCGTCGACCGGGCGCGGACGGTCCTCGAGCGCCTGCGCGAGGAGAAGGCCATCGAAGCCAAGGGCGGCGGCTCGAACGAACCCGTCCAGACGGTGTTCGACCTCTCGAGCGGGCAGTTCCGGGGGTCCGCGAGCGCGGACGGGGGAGCGCCGGCGGACGGCGCGTCCGAAGCGGAGGCTGACGAGACGGTCGACCCCCACGCCGAGGACGTCCTCGAGGATCTCGAGTCGATCGACGTGAACACGACGCCGCCGATCGAGTTAGTGTCGAAAGTCCAGGAACTTCAGGAACGCCTCGAGGACTGATCGGCGCGGCCCGCGCCGCGCTCGCGGAGCGGCCGACCACCAGAACCAGCGGAGACGGACCCGTAGCGACGCGAGTCGTATTACCGACCGCGATACCGATCACCGTTCGGCGCGAATCGCCGTGCCAGAGCATTTAAGACGGCTGCATGATAACGCAGGTGGTACGTTACTATTTAATCATGGGACGGAACACTCGCGGGGGGCAGCCACGACGGTCCTTCCTGCAGGCAGCGGGTGCGGTGGGACTGGCCGGCGCGGCCGGCTGTCTCGATCAGTTGTCTGAGGAACAGGAGTTCGACGTACTTCACGGGTGGGCCGCAGGTGACGGCCAAGAGGCGATCCAAGCGCTCGTCGAAGGATTCCAGGAGTCCCACCCCGACATCGACTTCGGTGTCCAGGACGTCCAGGGCGGCGCCCGTGACAACCTCGAGACCGTCGTCTCGAGGCGGCTCCGGGACGGCGACCCGCCGAGTACCTGGCAGGAGTGGCCCGGCGCCAACCTCCTGCAGTTCGGCGATAATCTCGGCGACATCGAGGGCGACGTCTGGGACGACGAGATGAAGGAAAACTACCTCGAGGGGCCACAGGAGGCCGCGCGGCCGGACGGAACCTACGTCGCGGTGCCGCTGAACATCCACCGGATCAACAACCTGTTCTACAACGTCGCGGTCGTCGAGGAGGCGGGCGTCGATCCCGAATCGATCGACGGACCCGAGGCGCTCGTCGACGCCTTTCAGGCGGTCGCGGAAAACACCGAGGCGACGCCGTTCGCAAACGGGACGGGCGAACTGTTTACCGTTTTCCAACTCTGGGAGACGATCTTCCTCGCACAGGCCGGTGCCGACGCCTACGACGAGCTCATCAACGGCGAGTTCGACGACGTGGACGCAGTTCGCGACTCCCTCGCGCTCCTGGCCGAGTACGTCGAGTTCTTCCCGGACGACCACTTCTCGACGTCGTTCACGGAAGCCAACGAGCGCGTCATCGACGGCGAGGCGGCGTTCATCCACCAGGGCGACTGGGCCGCCGGCGCCTACCGGAACAGAGACGGGTTCGACTACGGGGACAACTGGGATCACGTTCCGTTCCCGGGGACCGAAGGGCTGTACGCGCTCAACATGGACTCGTTTACCTATCCGGCGGACAATCCGACGCCGGAAGACACCAAGACGTTCCTCAGCTACGTCGGCTCGACGGACGCTCAGGAGCGTTTCAACCCGCTGAAGGGCTCGATTCCGCCCCGCGTCGACGTCGACGAGAGCGAGTTCCCGCCGTTCCTCCAGCAGCAGATCGGGGACTTCCGCGACTCCGACGCACAGCCGCCGTCGATCGCCCACGGCGCCGCCGTTCCACCGGCGATTCGCGGCGAAGTCGAGGACGCGATCGACGCCTACCTCGGCAACTTCGACCCCGATGACCACGCGCCGTCCCTCCTGAGCGCGTTCTCCGCGTAGTCCCGCCCTCGCTACCGCGCGGGTTCGACCGTTGGGCCCCACCGGAAGCGAGACACCCCGCTTTTCTGCGTGCCGTCCGAACACCCGCCGATGACAGCCACGAGCTGGGGCGATCTCTTCGACCGCAGTGCGAGCTACGGGGTCGACCTCGAGCGGATTCGAGCGGTCGACGACGACCTAGATGACGCCGCGGCGGCGGACGCCGACGGAACCGAAACCGAAGCCGAGGAGGACGACGATGGCGCCTGACGACGGCCCCGGGGGCGATCGGCCGAACCCCGCCCGCGTCGTCGCCGCCGCCGACGTCCTCGCGGCGGACCTGTTCATCGACGGCGACGCCCGCGCGGCGCTGGATCACGTCCGTCGGCACT
This portion of the Halopiger aswanensis genome encodes:
- a CDS encoding ABC transporter substrate-binding protein; translation: MGRNTRGGQPRRSFLQAAGAVGLAGAAGCLDQLSEEQEFDVLHGWAAGDGQEAIQALVEGFQESHPDIDFGVQDVQGGARDNLETVVSRRLRDGDPPSTWQEWPGANLLQFGDNLGDIEGDVWDDEMKENYLEGPQEAARPDGTYVAVPLNIHRINNLFYNVAVVEEAGVDPESIDGPEALVDAFQAVAENTEATPFANGTGELFTVFQLWETIFLAQAGADAYDELINGEFDDVDAVRDSLALLAEYVEFFPDDHFSTSFTEANERVIDGEAAFIHQGDWAAGAYRNRDGFDYGDNWDHVPFPGTEGLYALNMDSFTYPADNPTPEDTKTFLSYVGSTDAQERFNPLKGSIPPRVDVDESEFPPFLQQQIGDFRDSDAQPPSIAHGAAVPPAIRGEVEDAIDAYLGNFDPDDHAPSLLSAFSA
- the mutS gene encoding DNA mismatch repair protein MutS, with amino-acid sequence MTEATGIVGEFLSLKEDTDADLLAMQCGDFYEFFAEDAEIVADELDLKVSQKSSHGSSYPMAGVPVDDLTPYLKALVERGYRVAVADQYETDSGHAREIVRVVTPGTLLETTDADAQYLAAVVDGSGSGSSGDADYGLAFADVTTGRFLVAEADDGDDVLTELYRFDPVEVLPGPDARTDDDLLTTVRERIDATLTLHETEAFAPKRADHAVREQFGTETVERLSVGDSAIAAAGAVLSYVEETGAGVLASMTRIQAHHGDDHVTLDATTQRNLELTETMQGEREGSLFRTIDHTETSAGGRLLKEWLQRPRRSLETLERRQESVAALSTAALARDELRDELGEAYDLARLASKATHGSADARDLLSVRDTLAVLPTLAETIRSNPDLADSPLSEIVDRPDREAAADLRETLAEALAEDPPSTVTQGGLLTRGYDPELDEVIERHEEVREWLDTLAEREKRQYNLSHVTVDRNKTDGYYIQVGKSAADGVPDHYEEIKTLKNSKRFTTDELEEKEREILRLEERRGDLEYELFEELRDEVAERAELLQDVGRALATVDALASLATHAAENRWVQPDLHQGDRLAIDQGRHPVVEQTTEFVPNDVEMDEERGFLVVTGPNMSGKSTYMRQVACIVLLAQIGSFVPAKDAEIGLVDGIFTRVGALDELAQGRSTFMVEMSELSNILHTATEDSLVILDEVGRGTATYDGISIAWAATEYLHNEVQAKTLFATHYHELTGLAEELPRVANVHVAADERDGDVTFLRTVRDGPTDRSYGIHVADLAGVPGPVVDRARTVLERLREEKAIEAKGGGSNEPVQTVFDLSSGQFRGSASADGGAPADGASEAEADETVDPHAEDVLEDLESIDVNTTPPIELVSKVQELQERLED